CCGGCGATGCGGTTGGGGGTATTTTTGTCGAGCAGCAGCTTCACGATGAAGATGCGTTCCATGATGCGGTCTTCACCCAGGGCATTCTTGGCAGCTTCGGCCACGATGCACTTGTAGGATTCACCGTTGATCATGATCTGCCAGCGGCCGGAACGCACGGGGGCGTCGCCCTTACGCAGGCTCTTGCCAGCGGCCTTGGCGGCAGCGCCGTTCATGTTGTGGCCGTCTTCACCCTTGATCCAGCAGGGCAGGCCCCAGTCTTCGAACAGATGCACGGAGTCGTCAACGTGACGGCCGCAGTCGAAGATAAGGTCTTCGCGAACCAGACCCATAAGGTCGGTGCGGACCATGCGCACGTAATCGTCGGCGCTGTTTTCACCCAGGTAGGTGTTGATGGCGGAAAGGCCCTGGGCCACGGCGCCGGAACGCTCGAGGGAAGCCTTGTCGCAAAGCATAATTTTCAGGCCATGCTTGTCACCCCAGCGCACTGCTTCAAAAGCGGTGCCGCAGGAACCCATGCCGCCGCCCACGATGAGCAGGTCAACCGCATGTTCTTTCACTTCGGGTTCGGCAATGGCTACGCCCTTGGTCGCTTCCTTGACGGGAATCATAGGCATAATGGTATCTCCTTATCGCACTAGCGGTTGCAAAAGCCTAGCGGCCGAGTTCCATGCAAGTAAGAGCCTTATCGGCTTCCAACATTTCGAACTTCTTGCCGAGAGCTTCCTTGGGGGCAACCAGGGCAGTTTCGGTGAAGAGCAGTTCGTCTTCGATGTTGGCGCCTTCGGGGTGACCTTCAAAAGGCTTGATGGAACCTTCCGGCGTGGTGCGAATGGGGAACTTGAAACGCTTGACATTGCCGTTCCGGAACTGAACCGTCCACATGATCGAGTCGGCCGAGCGCATGGGGATACAGGTTCCGCCCATGGGAGCGAAGTCGGCGTAGGGGCGGGCCGTAATGGC
This is a stretch of genomic DNA from Desulfovibrio sp.. It encodes these proteins:
- the aprB gene encoding adenylyl-sulfate reductase subunit beta → MPTYVDPSKCDGCKGGEKTACMYICPNDLMILDAEEMKAYNQEPDACWECYSCVKICPQGAITARPYADFAPMGGTCIPMRSADSIMWTVQFRNGNVKRFKFPIRTTPEGSIKPFEGHPEGANIEDELLFTETALVAPKEALGKKFEMLEADKALTCMELGR